Part of the Streptomyces sp. NBC_01460 genome, GAGGTACAGCGGGAGGAACGCGGCGGCGAGCGCCATGGTCGAGCCGACGGACAGGTCGACGCCCTCGGTCCCGATGACCAGGGCCATGCCCAGGGCGACGATGACGATGGGGGCGACCTGGACGAGCTGGGTGCGGAAGTTGTCGGCGGTCATGAAGTGTTCGGTGAACAGCGCGTTGAAGAGCAGCACCACCGCCACGGCGACGTACACGCCGTACCGCTGGTACCAGGCGGGGTCACGCAGCCGGGCCAGGGGGCTCGTGGGGGTGCGGGGCTGGTCGCTCTTGGTGGGCGGGGCCACGGCGGTGTCGGTCATCGGGGGTCCTCCTGGGCGGCCGGGTCCCTGTCCGGCTCCGGTGCGTGGTCGGCGAGCACTTCGAGCAGCCGGTCCTCGGCCACGTCGTCGCCCGACAGCTCGCCCGCGACCGCTCCGCCCCGCAGGACGACGATCCGGTCGGCGCCTTCGATGAGCTCCTCGATGTCGGAGGAGATGAGCAGGACGGCGAGGCCCTCGCGGGCGAGGTCGTCGATGAGGCTCTGCACCTCGGCCTTGGCCCCGACGTCGATGCCCCGGGTGGGTTCGTCGAGCAGGAGGACCTTGGGCTCCAGGCAGAGCCAGCGGGCCAGCAGCACCTTCTGCTGGTTGCCGCCGGAGAGTTCCCCGACCTTCTGCTCGGGGCTCGACGCCTTGATCCGCAGGCGCTTCATGAAGATGTCGACGATGCGGTCCTGCTTGGCGCGCGAGACGACTCCGGCCCTGGAGAGGCGGGGCATGGCGGCCAGCACGATGTTCTCGCGGACCGAGAGGCCGGGCACGATGCCTTCGGCCTTGCGGTCCTCGGGCAGCAGGCTGATGCCGGCCCGGATCGCGGCGGCCGGGGTGAGGCGCTTCAGGGTGGTGCCGTCGACGGTGAGTTCGCCCGCGTCCAGGGGCAGCGCACCGGACAGGGCCTTCGCCGTCTCGCTGCGGCCGGAGCCGAGGAGACCGCCGAGGCCGAGCACCTCTCCCGCGTACAGGGACACGGATATGTCGTGGAGCTGGAGCCGGCTGGAGAGGCCGGTCGCGGTGAGGACGGGCGTACGGGCGGCCTCGTGTCCCTCCGCGGCGAAGTTGGTGACGCCGGAGCGCCGCACCTCGGAGAGGTCGCGGCCGAGCATCATGGACACGAGCTGCATCCGGTCGAGATCGGCGAGGTCGCCGGTGTGGATGTGGCGGCCGTCGCGCAGCACGGTGACCCGGTCGCAGATCCGGTAGAGCTCGTCCATGCGGTGGCTGACGTAGAGGACGGCGATGCCCTGGCCGCGCAGGCGTTCGATGACGCGGAAGAGGGTCTCCACCTCACGCGGTTCGAGCGAGGAGGTGGGCTCGTCCATGATGACGACCTGGGCGTTGACGGAGACCGCACGCGCGAGGGCGACCATCTGCTGGGTGCCGATGCCGAGGGTGTGCAGGGGGCGGCGGGGGTCCACGCGTACGCCGAAGCCGTCGAGCAGCTCGGCGGTCTCCCGGTGCATACGGCCGAAGTCGATGAGGCCGAAGCGGTTGCGGGGCTCGCGGCCCAGGAAGATGTTCCGCGCCACGCTCATCAGCGGGACG contains:
- a CDS encoding sugar ABC transporter ATP-binding protein, translated to MAPPEAVPQAPEAAVPTASAVLEARSVSKRFPGVVALDDVSFSLRAGETHALVGENGAGKSTLIKVLTGVYRPDGGELRMTGEPVRFARPFEAQQAGISTIYQEVNLVPLMSVARNIFLGREPRNRFGLIDFGRMHRETAELLDGFGVRVDPRRPLHTLGIGTQQMVALARAVSVNAQVVIMDEPTSSLEPREVETLFRVIERLRGQGIAVLYVSHRMDELYRICDRVTVLRDGRHIHTGDLADLDRMQLVSMMLGRDLSEVRRSGVTNFAAEGHEAARTPVLTATGLSSRLQLHDISVSLYAGEVLGLGGLLGSGRSETAKALSGALPLDAGELTVDGTTLKRLTPAAAIRAGISLLPEDRKAEGIVPGLSVRENIVLAAMPRLSRAGVVSRAKQDRIVDIFMKRLRIKASSPEQKVGELSGGNQQKVLLARWLCLEPKVLLLDEPTRGIDVGAKAEVQSLIDDLAREGLAVLLISSDIEELIEGADRIVVLRGGAVAGELSGDDVAEDRLLEVLADHAPEPDRDPAAQEDPR